A window of Magnolia sinica isolate HGM2019 chromosome 13, MsV1, whole genome shotgun sequence genomic DNA:
ATCATAGCCATTCATTTTCAAAGCAATGGAAAGGATGTTTAGGATTACCTGATTAGACAATTTTTAGAACCATAAGCAATCAACCATGAGtaccaccaaatggatggtttaaattatTGATTGGAACAATCTTTCCATTAACAATATCGACCACCCATTGTATATAGGTTATTGATTAGTTGGTTAGAATGATCAGATCATCTTTCTTCTCAGTGGCCCATTAGGTGTAGGCTGGAAGTAGAGGACAGTGTATGTTCATAGATCGGCTGCTCACCTGTACCAATGCAAGTCGCAgaaatgttactcagttgttcaGTTTTTATAGGTGGGTCCCAATTCTCAATGGTCCAAACCGTTGATACTTTGGGCGCCACCGTCTATGCTCCGTGCACCAAAACTCTTTTAATAGGCACGCAGCAAAGAAACGGCAAGGAAGTAAAATAGAGTGGCATCTAACCCTTTCATTAGATGCAACTCCAATTGCTATGTATAGATTCCAAAACCTACATACAtcaagaactcaagtgggccatactaatgggAACAATGGTTGACATTTGTGAAGGGatgcccaccatagaaactttcagatggaaagtggggtccacagttgtgtatgtgacatccaacccattcatcatgtgTGGTAGTCCTCCAAGATAAAAAAGACATGTTCAAACTCCAGTCATtttaaaatttaggtgggccacaacaggtgAATATATCGGTTTTAGAAGCAATTGTACATTGCTCCcagtggtgtgtcccacctgaattttggataggAATTATTCTTCGGTTGCAGTTTGCCCATGAGTCTCACCAGATCCATTGTTTGGGTTCCACacacacaatgggtgggccccacagtttggacacatggtaattaccatacattGAAACCCATGTGATCATTTTCCAACTTATTATACTTCAAAGGTCATTGTCTCAAACAACTCTCGCACGTGCGCAGGTATACAACCGTTCGTAGCACTCTTTCACTGGGATTTTCCGCAGTCCCTTGAGGACGAGTATGGAGGCTTCTTGAGTTCCAAAGTCGTGTAAGTATGAATACTCTGCTTCCAAATCTCCTCGGCCCTTGATTTATGGATTGTGGCTCCTACATTATGCCTCAAGAAAATTGACGGTTCCTATCATCTGCCCATCTCTTTGTGCAAGCCCCATGCAGTGAGACTTGTTGGCTGAACCTTAGTCAGTGGGCTCATCCAGGGTTGCAAAATGCACCCAGGTTGGTTTGGGCCCAGATCGTGAACTTATGGGGAATGGTACATCGGGTGGGCCTTGCAAAGGGCTGGCCCTGGACGggatttgaactgattagatcaGACCGAacctattcaaaatttgatttttatgGGCCAAGGGCCGGTTCATTTCCAGCCTTAGCTGGGCTGCACTTGAGCGTGGCCCATCTTTCTTTGGTCTAGATTTAGGCTGAGGCTGAATGGCTGAGAACTGGGCCGGCGCTTCAGATTGGGCAATGCATGCATTAAAGCTCAAAAGGAAAGTGTCCCAACCCAACTAGTATTAGAGGTAGATAGTGGTGGTAATAGGTCGGATTTGGTTCAGGTCAACATTAGCCCAAGCCCTGCCCATTTATTAAATGGGCAATCTTGAACCGAACCTGATCCTCAACCCATTACCTTGTGGCACGACCTGACCCACTTAAAATACATCAAGCCAAGCTCAACCTAAGACAAACCCAATCATAACCAATATGGGTGAGTTGGCTCATCTGGTAGAACCATAGCCTGACCCATTCACTTAAATGGGAGAGTTTATAGCCCGAGCCCAACCTTTTACCCATTTTTTGTGGACCAAACCGGCTTAGAAGTGGATGGCCCAGCTGATCCATGGGCTGACCCAACCCAGCAACACCCATATGTTTCTATTGGTTGGGCCAAAGCTGGTCATCATTTCTTAACTAATGGGCTGCATTGGGAGTTGGCCCAGCTATTTAGTTAATGAGGTGGGCATGAAGATTGAATCTAGACCAGTGAAACCAGGCCATCTCCTTTTTCACACCCCTAACTGAAGTTGATGTTGCTGTTACAGGACCGATTTCCGAGACTACGCAGACATATGTTTTAGAGAATTTGGAGATAGGGTGAAGCAGTGGATCACCTTGAACGAGCCGTGGGTGTACAGTGTTGGTGGGTATGCGTGGGGCACCTTCGCTCCCGGGCGCTGCTCTTCTTGGGAAAGGGGTAATTGCAGCGTTGGGAATTCTGCAACGGAACCGTACATTGTGGCACACCATCTGCTTCTAGCACATGCGGCCGCTGTAAGACACTACAGGGACAAGTATCAGGTAAGAGCCAAACAAAGGGTGgtacatctgatggacggtttagatttcataCACGTTTAGTTGTGAAATAACCTCAGCACAGGGGATGTGAACCCAAAATCAGGCCAAACCAAATTTCAACCACTGGAACCTTTTCAAGAcccccaaagttttggatcaggttgataatTTGGAATGTACTGAAATCTGAACCATTTAAACATTGGGCCTCATTGTCTATCTATCGAGTGTAGATCGAAATCTACACATGTTGAACTATCCAAACTTGGGGGGCCCCATATATCAAATGTGTCTCGTCTACGGAGCATAGGTTATTCTTTACCTAATACTTCTCCAGCCGACCTTTTTGCTGTAAAAACTACTAAAACTACCCTTTCTTGAGTAGCGAGAGTGAATTTCATAATTCAACAGTGCAGATGAACTCTGTTTACAGGAATCTCAAAAGGGCATTATAGGAATAATCAATATGTCCCGCTGGTTTGTGCCTCTGACAACATCTAAATCCGACTATGATGCTGCCCAGCGAGCTATAGACTTTCTACTTGGATGGTGAGTGATTGAAACTCTAGCTTCTTATTTATGTTTTCAAGTGACCATCACAAAGGCAGGTCTAGATATGCATTCGAACATGAAAATTAAAGTGTCCAGATTCACCAGTtcgtacaagtgggcccatgtttagtTGATCGAAACGGTAGATTTTATGTGTCCCATCGTGGAAAGGGATGCCCAGAAAATCTCTCCAGTTCAAAGATCCTAACCCTGATTAGTGCCAACCAAACGACGGTTGAGAAAAATACAAGAAATGCCAAAATAATGCCAgaaattggatggatgggatcTCCCATCTTGATGAATTTTAGAGCTGTTAGCCATCCATGGTGAGGCACATCATTTCAACAATTTCAATATTCGTGTATGCCATTGTGAAAATACACCATGGAGTTCAAGCAACATTTGTGCAGCATCATGCACAGCTTACGTATATCATGTGTATCACAAAAATCTATCTAGCATGTCGTGGTATGGTCACTTTTACGTGCAATTTCACCTTGTTATAATTACAAAATTGCCACTTGATCTTGGTTTCTTCTGCAGGTTTATGGACCCTTTGATCAATGGTGAATATCCACCTATCATGAGGTCTTATGTGAAAAATCGGCTACCCAATTTCACAAAAGAGCAATCCGTTATGTTGAGAGGATCCTTCGATTTCATTGGCCTAAATTACTACACCTCCAGGTATGCAGCTCACGTTCCTCCTCATACCATCCGAGTAAGCTACACAACCGATTCACACGTTAATGACACAGGTAAATACGATTAAAACCTAATGGAACTCTGCTTCTCTActctttaaaatttaatttatttttatgggtgtgttattttatttttatcgtTCATAACAGTGGAGCGAAACGGGATACCCATTGGCCCCCAGGTAACATATTTTCATGACCTAGACATAGTTCCACGTATGATGCGGTTCATGGTTTAGACAAGAAATATTTATTTACTTGGTTTACTGTGAATTAATACAGCCCATGATCTCTTAATTGACGGATCATATACCCCCTAGGAAGTGGCCCACCCCACTCATCACTTGCACCCTGATCACATTCactatacatacatatacacatatacacatTCATACATTGATATGCATCTACAAGTATAACATTTTTGTATTGAATGTCCATCTACACTTGTGTCTACTGCATACAAGGGAGTAGCAAGTGTGTAAGTTTAATTTTTTGTAATTTCACGTTCCAATTACACCTATTATAGGCATTAAGCATGCAGCTGCCATTACAGGTTTTCTTTTGCGTGTCTACTTACTAGAACCTGAACTGCAGGCTGCTTCACCATGGTTGTACGTGTACCCACAAGGAATCCGAGATGTGTTGGTCCATGTAAAGAAAAGATACAACAACCCTGTTATTTACGTTACTGAGAATGGTAAGTTGATAGATTACTATCTATAATGTTTGTCACTATTGCATTTTGTATCAGATCCAAACCAATTATCAAGTAGCTAGGACACACCTTGGATGATCCGTATCTCTTGATTGACAATGTACAGACAATCTTAGATTTCTTACAAAGAGAATCAATAATGTTTGTTTATATCACTGCAGGCGTAGATGAATTCAGCAACGATTCCTTGTCACTTGAGGAAGCACTGCAAGATAACATGAGGATTGACTACTATCATCGCCATCTTTTATTTGTTCAAAGTGCCATCATGTGTGATACTGTTTTCTCCCCTTCTCATGTTTTGATGTTTTACATGTGTGGTCCATGTACAGAGAtagttggatgatctgaaccgtccatcttgtgggcTCTATGTCAAGCTGAAGGGATGATGACAGTCATTAATTTATGAAGTTGAAAATGTGCCCGTTGAAATTTTCTCTCCAGTGGTTCACATTCAACTTTATAAATTGATGGTCAGGTTCATCTAGTGAGTATGAGTTTTGGAACATGGCTCATCAATGGTAAATCTTTTGGCAATCCAACCAACTTTAAAACTGAACGCAGTCGATCAACCCAGATTTACCAACTAAATCATGGCCCTCATTGTAAGTGGATACCCATGAAGATTacactgattgaatgatcttaacAATCTAGTTCTGCCCGTTGAGTTTGGTTCACTGTCTGTTTTTCTTTCAACCACCCATCTGCTGGAAACCAGTTGGACGGCTAGGATTGTCTATTACAGAATTACATACTAACGGTTGAGATTTGGATTGTTGGtagggatggtgtggatgtgaggGGGTACTTTGCATGGTCACTGTTGGACGGCTTCGAATGGGCAGATGGCTTCACAGTTAGATTTGGCCTTAATTACGTAGATTATACAGATGGTCTGAAGAGATACCCAAAGCAATCCGCCCTTTGGTTTCAGCAGTTTCTCAGAAGGTATGAGAGTACCGAGAATTCCGTCTCCTCTGCATGATATGTTTCAGCAGTTTCTTAGAATGTGTGAGGGTACCGAGAATTCCATCTCCTCCACATGATAGGTGGGACATGGACATAGTACCAATACAAGCAAGTCACATGTATGATATTTAACTTTATGAATTTATTATGGGAATCGTCATTCTTAGCGTGAATAAGTGTAGTTTAGTGCATAAAAGATAGGCGCttttatttattcaatcatgtTTAAGTATATTTACTCCCATGGGTGACACATATGATGGGGTTAGCTCGAATACGGTAGGTACAAAAATACATTCGCCTTACACATGGAAACGAGGCAAACACTTGGAGATGTCGAGCCGTTTGGAAAGCAATGCACCAGCGCTGTAGATAAAAGATTGAAGAGACCATGCTTATATGATAATGCTTCTCTGATGTTCCAGAAATAATATATGGAGAGTTAGTGTATGCACCATGTTGGTCTTAGAAGGGCTTAAAGCAGTGGGAATGATCTTATTCAATGAACTAGGATTTAATTTGTGGTGCATCTGCTCTGTTGATGGGGAAGGGCCGAACATCaccaagtccaaccggttggaccatatACCTCAGGTCCAACCATCTTAGGAATATGAAATTAATTAATGttaattaatattaataaatGCTACGAAGAGAAGGGTTTGCTCACTGGAGTGAGGCTGTTGTattgtttatatgaaatccattatGACCATTAGGTGAGTCATCTCATGTTAGATCTAGGGCCAAAACatcagccccatccatgatttaggtcaACCATTGATTAGGAATAGCATACGGGACAATGCACACCctccaaaatattttcatttgtcTGGCCCACTTAAATGCTAGATGGGTATGATTTTTAGCCCCGATCACAAGTTTTAGCGTTTCAACTAATGAAGTTGAAGAtagtcatcatagtgggccccgtgAAAGTCAAAGATGggcatctctctcccaactatttccctcagtgtggcccacccaagccatAGGTCAGCCTGAATTTTGGTCCATGGGCCTACCTGTTTTAGTCCATAGGCCTAACATAGAATTATATatttaatggtcggagtggatctcacaagcacatcatatatatatagtaggtacaataaaaagaaaattaagtgTAGTTGTTGGTCTCCACCTATTGCGACAAAGTCACATCTTTCTAGAAGCTGGAGTTGTTAAGCGCAAcaagttggaccacaagttatacCCCAATCATATGATAACTTCTAAAGTATCAAGTGCACATGACATCCAAACctttcaataggttggccccacctagtAATCGCCTTTTATAATGAACAATTGTATGTATTGTTGTTATTTAATCTAAACATATGGCTACATGTGTAATGAATTATCCAAATTCAATCAAATATGTGCAATTAAGAATAGTATTGGGCAATGCCAAAGTCATATTTAACTTGAATTGATTGAATGCTGGTCAGCCCATATGCCAAACTAGTTGGATTAGAACCAGACTTGTGAATGTTGGCACTTGAAAActcaaatatttttattgaataatgtctaATGTACATAATTTTTTGATTATAtcactaataaagaaaaataaaactctAATTCAAGattatccaaaatagcaaaattttaaccctaataaaaatcataattcaaCCAAAATTGTACTTACTcgatgatgtagagtgggtcgcgggcagtttcatggccaagatggatcagaaaagggccggtcgacaacagaagtgatctggactgtcagaccttagatcgggcgtatctcacaatctggaatgagttatcgggcgtaaaatgtatgattttggagtagaacgagctactttagccaaccaaccctgctacgttgggttgcgcaagccagatttgtgaaatacccctggatcgacggtcgttttcctgttttaatttcatttttactataaatagtaagttttaatttgatgataactcttcatccgtcggactttaggagttgtgctcaacatgaaaagagcttagaataattaaggaGAATGGTTTAGTGAAGCAAAatgggacacttactatttttggttgaaaaccttgcgcactagtagacatcatgatcgTCTATAAAATAGTAAgttactattcatagtaagttgcgaattctaggagttttagttgtagtttgcttcttatttctttcccattgcttggtatccctatttaaagggttgtgaactcgttaatttaattcattaatcaatttcaaattttattagaatttatttctattttcttgctttctttcctcgtggattcgagaagtctttgtgaggagtccaaagaagctccgtggattcgaagtagttatccttgaggaagatggtgatcgaccttatcacgttcatccctgtgtcaattaGTATCAGGCTAGGTtttccctcgggccgatggcaaacaatgaaggtacgAATCAAAATCTTATGGACGGTGAtatagggattcgtt
This region includes:
- the LOC131222430 gene encoding beta-glucosidase 12-like isoform X11, producing MARGGVPFMFVLLVLRGSLSRAGGAPEHEDGRPINRSSFPPGFIFGTSSSAFQYEGAAKEDGKGISIWDAYTHTHPDKIKDHSNGDIALDSYHRYKEDVKIMKELGMDAYRFSIAWTRILPSIQPFVALFHWDFPQSLEDEYGGFLSSKVVTDFRDYADICFREFGDRVKQWITLNEPWVYSVGGYAWGTFAPGRCSSWERGNCSVGNSATEPYIVAHHLLLAHAAAVRHYRDKYQESQKGIIGIINMSRWFVPLTTSKSDYDAAQRAIDFLLGWFMDPLINGEYPPIMRSYVKNRLPNFTKEQSVMLRGSFDFIGLNYYTSRYAAHVPPHTIRVSYTTDSHVNDTVERNGIPIGPQAASPWLYVYPQGIRDVLVHVKKRYNNPVIYVTENGVDEFSNDSLSLEEALQDNMRIDYYHRHLLFVQSAIMDGVDVRGYFAWSLLDGFEWADGFTVRFGLNYVDYTDGLKRYPKQSALWFQQFLRRYESTENSVSSA
- the LOC131222430 gene encoding beta-glucosidase 12-like isoform X8 is translated as MARGGVPFMFVLLVLRGSLSRAGGAPEHEDGRPINRSSFPPGFIFGTSSSAFQYEGAAKEDGKGISIWDAYTHTHPDKIKDHSNGDIALDSYHRYKEDVKIMKELGMDAYRFSIAWTRILPNGRLSGGVNEEGIKYYNNLINELLSNGIQPFVALFHWDFPQSLEDEYGGFLSSKVVTDFRDYADICFREFGDRVKQWITLNEPWVYSVGGYAWGTFAPGRCSSWERGNCSVGNSATEPYIVAHHLLLAHAAAVRHYRDKYQESQKGIIGIINMSRWFVPLTTSKSDYDAAQRAIDFLLGWFMDPLINGEYPPIMRSYVKNRLPNFTKEQSVMLRGSFDFIGLNYYTSRYAAHVPPHTIRVSYTTDSHVNDTVERNGIPIGPQAASPWLYVYPQGIRDVLVHVKKRYNNPVIYVTENGVDEFSNDSLSLEEALQDNMRIDYYHRHLLFVQSAIMDGVDVRGYFAWSLLDGFEWADGFTVRFGLNYVDYTDGLKRYPKQSALWFQQFLRRYESTENSVSSA